A window of the Hydrogenobacter hydrogenophilus genome harbors these coding sequences:
- the frr gene encoding ribosome recycling factor, with protein MLQEIEDILKQMEKDMKKSVEHFKNEIAGLRTGRASTSLVEELKVEYYGSKVPLKQLGNISVPEANQIVVQVWDANAVSSIEKAIMEELNLNPQRQGNTLRITLPPLTQERRKELVKLLHKMAEEARVAVRNIRKDAKETIEELEGISEDEIKRGLEKLQKLTDKYIEQINQLTEAKEKEIMGG; from the coding sequence ATGCTACAGGAGATAGAAGATATACTCAAACAGATGGAAAAGGACATGAAAAAGAGCGTGGAACACTTCAAAAACGAGATAGCAGGACTAAGAACAGGAAGGGCAAGTACATCACTTGTGGAAGAGCTAAAGGTAGAGTATTACGGTTCCAAGGTTCCTCTCAAACAGTTAGGTAATATATCTGTGCCAGAAGCTAACCAAATAGTTGTGCAGGTTTGGGATGCCAACGCGGTATCCAGTATAGAAAAAGCCATAATGGAAGAACTCAACCTAAACCCACAAAGGCAGGGAAATACGCTGAGAATAACCCTACCACCTCTTACTCAGGAAAGGAGAAAAGAACTAGTAAAACTTTTGCACAAAATGGCTGAAGAGGCAAGGGTAGCGGTAAGGAACATTCGCAAAGATGCAAAAGAGACTATAGAAGAGCTTGAAGGTATATCAGAGGACGAAATAAAGAGAGGTTTAGAAAAACTTCAAAAACTTACTGATAAGTACATAGAACAGATAAATCAGTTGACAGAAGCAAAAGAAAAGGAGATCATGGGAGGGTAG
- a CDS encoding glycosyltransferase family 2 protein, with protein sequence MDWIFFILGLMPYLLEMYFLRYALMYKKPEPKKLIDEPFVSIHVPIHKEPPDVVISTLESLKKQEYKNYEVLVLVNNTPENALRKPIKDYCEKEGRIFKYHYIETAGYKGGTLNKAMSLSHPKTEIIGVVDSDYRVCSDFIRKGVSYFNDEIAIVQFPQDYRDFPKTLFYKAMYLSYRYFFAVIMRMCHVLSAVAFMGTVGFIRKKSIKETGEWSEQIITEDSEMGLRMNLKGFKGVYVDESVGKGLMPFTWFSCRKQRFRWAYGNAQTLLKHFTALIFTKKLNFKQKVAFFIQNTVWHTPLIYSLIFTYAGGLLSFLGAGLLTGFLVSRLYSFMWIFRKIDGLTFSESVLALVFYFSLFFPMSYAPIRVLVPIDISFYRTPKSREREKALYIGEILLFFLTFAELLICIIEKRWIGVYVCLLSILLFLCFLWVYKQSKVSTLP encoded by the coding sequence ATGGACTGGATATTTTTTATACTTGGCTTAATGCCTTATCTCTTGGAAATGTACTTTTTGAGGTATGCACTTATGTATAAAAAACCAGAACCAAAAAAACTTATTGATGAGCCTTTTGTGAGCATACATGTACCCATACATAAAGAGCCACCAGATGTAGTAATAAGCACCCTTGAAAGCTTAAAGAAACAAGAGTATAAAAACTACGAGGTGCTCGTTCTTGTCAATAACACACCCGAGAACGCCCTTAGAAAGCCTATAAAGGATTACTGTGAAAAAGAAGGCAGGATTTTTAAGTATCACTATATAGAGACCGCAGGCTACAAAGGAGGAACACTTAACAAAGCCATGAGCTTATCCCATCCCAAAACAGAAATAATAGGAGTGGTTGATAGTGATTATCGTGTATGTTCAGATTTTATAAGAAAAGGTGTCTCTTATTTCAATGACGAGATAGCCATTGTGCAGTTTCCTCAAGATTACAGAGACTTTCCAAAGACACTCTTTTACAAAGCCATGTATCTTTCTTATAGATACTTCTTTGCGGTGATAATGAGGATGTGTCATGTGTTAAGCGCAGTTGCTTTTATGGGAACCGTGGGTTTTATAAGGAAAAAATCCATAAAAGAAACAGGTGAATGGAGCGAACAGATAATAACAGAAGATAGTGAGATGGGTCTTAGGATGAATTTAAAAGGATTTAAAGGTGTATATGTGGATGAGAGTGTGGGAAAAGGTTTGATGCCTTTCACATGGTTTTCTTGTAGAAAACAAAGATTCAGGTGGGCTTATGGGAATGCTCAAACTCTACTAAAGCACTTTACCGCTTTGATTTTTACAAAGAAGCTAAATTTTAAACAAAAAGTAGCCTTCTTCATACAGAACACCGTTTGGCATACACCCCTTATCTATTCTTTGATTTTTACCTATGCAGGTGGATTGCTTAGTTTTTTAGGCGCAGGTTTGTTAACGGGTTTTTTAGTTTCAAGGCTTTATAGCTTCATGTGGATTTTCAGAAAGATAGATGGACTAACCTTTTCTGAATCTGTCTTAGCTTTAGTATTTTACTTCTCACTGTTTTTTCCGATGAGTTATGCACCTATAAGAGTTTTAGTGCCCATTGATATCTCCTTTTATAGGACTCCAAAATCCAGAGAAAGAGAAAAAGCACTTTATATTGGTGAAATTTTATTATTTTTTCTAACATTTGCTGAACTCTTAATATGTATAATTGAAAAAAGATGGATAGGTGTTTATGTTTGTCTTTTATCCATCTTACTCTTTTTATGTTTTCTCTGGGTTTATAAGCAGTCTAAGGTTTCTACCCTCCCATGA
- a CDS encoding pyridoxal phosphate-dependent aminotransferase: MQRADKISPFVVMDIFKEAISMDDVVHMEIGEPDLDPPPAVFDHLERAIRERKYFYTPSLGIWELREKIAEHYYTKYKLNVSPNRVVITPGSSGAFLVAYAIIMSAGDRIILPDPSYPCYKNFAYLLDITPVFVPVDEKSRFTLSVDALKDYEDIKALHISSPNNPTGTLYTKEELSTLVGYCQERGIYFISDEVYHGLSYQQEEHTALEFWDRAIVINGFSKWFCMPGFRLGWMILPEDMLQKAERVIQNVFISAPALSQYSALGAFDYTYLKSVRETFRKRRDILYEGLKDVFRIPVKPQGAFYIWADVSKYTENSFMFCKELLKEAKVALTPGIDFGKNNTTKFVRISYTKEENALREGIRRIKDHLMK; encoded by the coding sequence ATGCAAAGAGCGGATAAAATAAGCCCCTTTGTGGTAATGGACATATTCAAAGAAGCCATAAGTATGGATGATGTGGTGCATATGGAGATAGGAGAACCAGACCTTGACCCACCACCGGCAGTTTTTGACCACCTTGAGAGAGCCATTAGGGAAAGGAAGTACTTCTACACACCCAGCTTGGGTATATGGGAACTAAGGGAAAAAATAGCAGAGCATTACTACACAAAGTATAAGCTAAATGTATCCCCTAACCGTGTGGTAATTACCCCAGGAAGTTCCGGGGCCTTTTTAGTTGCTTATGCTATCATTATGAGCGCAGGGGACAGGATCATCCTACCAGACCCATCTTACCCGTGCTACAAAAACTTTGCTTATCTTCTTGATATAACACCTGTTTTTGTACCCGTTGACGAAAAAAGTAGGTTTACACTGAGTGTAGATGCCCTTAAAGATTATGAAGATATAAAGGCTCTTCACATATCATCACCTAATAACCCCACTGGAACCTTATACACCAAAGAAGAACTCTCTACGCTCGTAGGATACTGCCAAGAAAGAGGTATCTACTTTATATCAGACGAGGTTTATCACGGACTTTCTTACCAGCAGGAGGAGCACACCGCTCTTGAATTTTGGGACAGAGCTATAGTTATAAATGGTTTCTCTAAATGGTTTTGCATGCCCGGTTTTAGATTGGGTTGGATGATCTTACCAGAAGATATGCTACAGAAAGCAGAAAGAGTCATACAAAATGTGTTTATATCTGCCCCTGCATTAAGCCAGTACTCCGCTCTTGGAGCCTTTGATTACACTTACTTAAAGAGCGTAAGAGAAACCTTTAGAAAAAGAAGGGACATCCTTTACGAAGGATTAAAAGATGTCTTCCGAATACCGGTAAAACCTCAGGGAGCTTTCTATATATGGGCAGATGTGAGTAAATACACCGAAAACTCCTTTATGTTCTGTAAAGAACTTCTAAAGGAGGCTAAGGTGGCTCTCACTCCCGGTATTGATTTTGGTAAGAATAACACCACAAAATTCGTAAGGATATCTTATACAAAGGAAGAAAATGCCCTCAGGGAGGGCATAAGGAGAATAAAAGATCACTTAATGAAGTAG
- a CDS encoding BamA/OMP85 family outer membrane protein — MLFFLIVLFPIMALSKVFIISNYPLPKNNIEKVINEDNYLDIVEVIKHIEGIKDVSIKKEGEDTYIYIERYPILKKVIIKGNLSLWKDTIMSRLGLYKGMPVKDISKESIQERLKKLYRDEGFLDVKVAVTFETSQDGYIYLYISIEEGDIYFTGGGIYEGATFKSDKLSRAIQIVKGRVAKESQFEEKVFALQDFYMDEGYLDSFVYFKGIRKERTKGPFFSVLFPVDDSIEKKPTRIVGSLLEGFSNLFRHPVGTFKAISGRGHIAYPIFNIIEGNRYSINFEGAVFFSHEQLLNISGLKEKGVDIFSLEEAKENIESAYRKKGFFDVNVSYKAMGNSVFFYIKEGQRYTAFLEDTEFPYDEDKISSILEERLNRLKEEGYTLAEGSFSLNLDKEKKEAYVKLVINKGKRQILRKILYQGDDKKLAKIFRQYNDILPAIYDTHIIEKLNLDIKKYLQEMGYMEGDFDTNVSIDESVDSVYYTYTYTVSKGPRYRLGQDIYYGYLHTSPKELAYMTVKDEFYSEKDTDRTINNFISSDLFSGVKIDTFLDRGAKKVHRLIQLAEDKRGIYDISLGYNTQEKVVLDTFLGWKNLLGIGLNTNFRYRRTGKRELYSLDISDNFLFTRKLWLRTSLFNNYEEHLNYTLTSKGISSSVGYRITDNTSVGITLSRTTNSALGEVVDLYKYGVFLLREYKDNLFSPKRVHYDSITLSRAVGDREYTKFELSTFYLIPLRRGINLSFKVAGGYVGKSAPVFDRFFLGGLRDLRGYSFESVGQPSGGRYYTFGRLELEFPIKSPLVVIAFADVGNVGDKLSHAIRNPKKDVGASVGIKTPVGPIRFDVAFPLERDIPKRLRLYLSVGYYY; from the coding sequence ATGCTTTTTTTTCTTATAGTTTTATTCCCCATCATGGCTCTATCAAAAGTTTTTATTATCTCCAACTATCCCCTTCCCAAAAACAACATAGAAAAGGTCATAAATGAAGATAACTATCTGGACATAGTAGAAGTGATCAAACATATAGAAGGTATAAAAGATGTTTCTATTAAGAAAGAAGGAGAGGACACTTACATATACATAGAAAGATACCCTATCCTCAAAAAGGTCATCATAAAAGGTAATTTATCCCTCTGGAAGGATACCATAATGAGCAGGTTAGGGCTTTACAAAGGTATGCCTGTTAAAGATATCAGCAAAGAGAGCATACAGGAAAGACTCAAAAAGCTTTACAGAGATGAGGGCTTTCTTGATGTAAAGGTAGCTGTAACTTTTGAGACTTCTCAAGACGGATATATTTACCTTTACATAAGTATAGAAGAAGGGGACATTTACTTCACCGGAGGTGGAATTTACGAAGGTGCAACCTTTAAGAGTGATAAGCTCAGCAGAGCTATTCAAATAGTTAAGGGGCGTGTAGCTAAAGAGAGCCAGTTTGAAGAAAAAGTATTTGCTCTGCAAGATTTTTACATGGATGAGGGATACTTGGACAGTTTTGTGTACTTCAAGGGTATAAGGAAAGAAAGAACCAAAGGGCCCTTTTTTAGCGTACTCTTTCCTGTAGATGATAGCATAGAGAAAAAGCCTACTAGGATAGTGGGATCTCTTTTAGAAGGCTTTTCTAACCTTTTTAGACATCCGGTAGGGACGTTCAAAGCTATTTCCGGCAGGGGGCACATAGCCTATCCCATCTTTAACATCATTGAAGGAAATAGGTACAGCATAAACTTTGAAGGAGCAGTTTTTTTTAGTCATGAACAGCTCCTTAACATTTCTGGACTGAAAGAAAAAGGTGTGGATATTTTTTCCCTTGAAGAAGCAAAAGAAAATATAGAGTCTGCATACAGAAAGAAGGGTTTTTTTGATGTAAATGTATCTTACAAAGCTATGGGAAATAGTGTGTTCTTTTATATCAAAGAAGGTCAAAGATACACAGCCTTTTTAGAGGATACGGAATTTCCTTACGACGAAGATAAAATAAGCTCCATCTTAGAAGAAAGGTTAAATAGACTCAAAGAGGAAGGATACACACTTGCAGAAGGCTCTTTTAGTCTAAATTTGGACAAAGAAAAAAAGGAAGCTTATGTGAAGCTTGTTATAAACAAAGGTAAAAGGCAGATCCTGAGAAAGATCCTTTATCAAGGCGATGATAAAAAACTCGCAAAAATTTTCAGACAGTATAATGACATACTGCCAGCCATATACGACACCCACATTATAGAAAAACTGAACCTTGATATAAAGAAATACTTACAGGAAATGGGCTACATGGAGGGGGACTTTGATACTAATGTATCCATTGACGAATCTGTGGACAGTGTTTATTACACCTACACCTACACAGTAAGTAAAGGACCAAGGTACAGGTTGGGGCAGGACATATATTACGGCTATTTACACACAAGTCCTAAGGAGCTTGCTTACATGACCGTAAAAGATGAGTTTTACTCTGAAAAAGACACAGATAGAACAATCAACAACTTCATATCCAGCGACTTATTCAGTGGTGTAAAAATAGACACTTTTCTTGACAGAGGGGCAAAAAAGGTCCATAGACTCATACAGTTAGCGGAAGATAAAAGGGGTATCTACGACATATCTTTGGGTTATAACACACAAGAGAAGGTGGTTTTAGACACCTTCTTAGGATGGAAAAATCTGTTGGGAATAGGTTTAAACACAAATTTTCGCTACAGAAGAACTGGTAAAAGAGAACTCTACAGCTTGGATATATCTGACAACTTTTTATTTACAAGAAAGCTTTGGTTAAGAACTTCCCTTTTTAACAATTATGAAGAACACCTTAACTACACCCTTACATCAAAGGGTATAAGCTCAAGCGTTGGATACAGGATAACGGATAATACATCTGTAGGTATCACACTATCAAGGACTACAAATTCCGCTTTGGGTGAAGTGGTAGACTTGTACAAGTACGGAGTATTTTTACTAAGAGAGTACAAGGACAACCTATTCTCACCAAAAAGGGTACACTACGACAGTATAACTCTAAGTAGGGCGGTAGGTGATAGAGAGTATACAAAGTTTGAGCTTTCAACCTTTTATCTGATACCACTAAGAAGAGGTATAAACCTTAGCTTTAAAGTTGCAGGAGGATATGTGGGAAAATCAGCACCCGTTTTTGATAGGTTCTTTCTGGGAGGATTAAGAGATCTTAGGGGCTACAGTTTTGAAAGTGTTGGACAACCCAGTGGTGGAAGGTACTATACCTTTGGAAGGTTAGAGCTTGAATTTCCTATAAAGAGTCCTCTTGTGGTTATAGCTTTTGCAGATGTGGGAAATGTGGGAGACAAACTTTCCCATGCTATAAGAAACCCCAAGAAAGATGTTGGCGCGTCTGTGGGTATAAAGACACCTGTAGGACCCATCAGGTTTGATGTAGCCTTTCCTCTTGAAAGAGACATACCCAAAAGGCTTAGACTGTATCTATCTGTGGGATATTATTACTGA
- the galU gene encoding UTP--glucose-1-phosphate uridylyltransferase GalU — protein sequence MQVRKAVLPVAGWGTRFLPATKAMPKEMFPIIDKPVIQFIVEECLSANIENVIFVTGRHKRPIEHHFDINTDLEKHLEQCGKTELLKSIMEISRLINPIYIRQKEQLGLGHAVLVAEPVVGYEPFVVALGDIIVKDERNVLEKMIEVYNRFGKSVIAVFEVDTKDISKYGIVNGRHIEKDIYIIDDLVEKPKQQEAPSNLAIVGRYLFTPRIFEKLKITPPGKGGEIQLTDAIRLLLEDEAVYAIKIDARVYDTGTPIGYIQTVLDFALQREDLRDELIAYLRQLISNNIPQIDTV from the coding sequence ATGCAAGTGAGAAAAGCAGTTCTTCCAGTAGCAGGATGGGGAACGAGATTCTTACCGGCTACCAAAGCGATGCCCAAGGAGATGTTTCCCATAATAGACAAGCCAGTGATACAGTTTATTGTTGAAGAGTGCCTGTCTGCAAACATTGAGAATGTAATCTTTGTAACAGGAAGACACAAAAGACCAATAGAACACCACTTTGACATAAACACGGATTTGGAAAAGCATTTGGAACAGTGTGGAAAAACTGAACTTTTAAAGAGTATAATGGAAATAAGCAGGTTAATAAACCCTATATACATAAGACAGAAGGAACAGTTGGGTTTGGGTCATGCGGTTTTAGTCGCGGAACCGGTAGTAGGTTATGAACCTTTCGTAGTCGCTTTGGGAGACATTATAGTTAAGGACGAAAGGAATGTATTGGAGAAGATGATAGAAGTATACAATCGCTTTGGTAAGAGCGTAATAGCTGTTTTTGAAGTAGATACAAAGGACATCTCCAAGTACGGTATAGTAAACGGGAGGCACATAGAAAAGGATATATACATTATAGATGACCTTGTGGAAAAGCCAAAACAACAGGAAGCACCTTCAAACCTTGCCATAGTAGGCAGATACTTGTTCACTCCAAGAATATTTGAAAAGCTCAAGATCACGCCCCCTGGAAAAGGTGGTGAGATACAACTAACAGACGCCATAAGGCTACTTCTTGAGGACGAAGCTGTTTATGCCATAAAGATAGATGCGCGGGTTTACGATACAGGAACACCTATTGGATACATACAAACTGTTCTTGATTTTGCACTCCAAAGGGAAGACCTAAGAGACGAGCTAATAGCTTACCTAAGACAGCTTATCAGTAATAATATCCCACAGATAGATACAGTCTAA
- a CDS encoding OmpA family protein has product MRKSILLSLALLGSVAFAEESPEKSLDPCGSPKEVYSKYLLDKCYKGYFNAIMESKRKSEEALNKANEALNKVNDLEGRVNKLEGIADDHEKRIRALEGRKVEGVKGEWQLEEVGAVYFDFDKFNIKKSQEKRLDEIVDKIKSDAREVLVVGFADTRGSSKYNFDLSTHRAQMVASYLAKKGVDIGRIRIASYGKEVAKMISPKYAEQRVVRIYFIK; this is encoded by the coding sequence ATGAGGAAGTCTATACTTCTTTCCTTAGCACTCTTAGGCAGTGTAGCCTTTGCGGAAGAGAGTCCAGAGAAGAGTCTTGATCCGTGTGGTAGCCCCAAGGAAGTTTACAGTAAGTATCTTTTAGACAAGTGTTATAAGGGGTACTTTAATGCTATAATGGAATCAAAGAGGAAGTCAGAAGAGGCTTTAAACAAAGCTAACGAAGCTTTGAATAAGGTAAACGACCTTGAGGGGAGGGTTAACAAGCTTGAAGGTATAGCGGATGATCACGAAAAGAGAATAAGAGCATTGGAGGGTAGAAAAGTAGAAGGAGTCAAAGGTGAATGGCAACTCGAGGAGGTAGGAGCGGTCTACTTTGATTTTGATAAGTTCAACATAAAAAAGTCTCAGGAAAAAAGGCTTGATGAAATAGTGGACAAGATAAAGTCTGATGCCAGAGAGGTGCTCGTAGTGGGTTTTGCAGATACAAGAGGTTCAAGTAAGTACAACTTTGATCTTTCTACACACAGAGCGCAGATGGTAGCATCTTATCTTGCAAAGAAAGGTGTTGACATAGGAAGGATAAGAATCGCATCTTACGGTAAGGAAGTTGCCAAGATGATAAGCCCCAAGTACGCAGAGCAAAGAGTAGTTAGAATCTACTTCATTAAGTGA
- a CDS encoding KaiC domain-containing protein: MEEKFKESEEVRKPEVVEESIWVAGEAVKKAPKMYGVPTGVEGLDELFFTAEVQGGKVIKKPLGGIPAYSVTNITGVSDTGKTLIAEQYTITQAKRNEPVAFITVEAPAPFVSVGLRERAKAMGVDFESVQDRIILIDAASHAKLRENIPDLLATLAYAIKTYKVRHVVIDSVTGLYEAKEMMARVIVRQLFNFMKKWYQTAIFISQKRSGHEELTAEAAGGYAVSHIVDCSMVLSKELILTQAQSKIYKKPVGEIVRLFRIDGCRLCGHDTSTHFMEITELGLVKIGPVLSAG, translated from the coding sequence ATGGAGGAAAAATTTAAAGAATCAGAAGAGGTAAGAAAACCAGAGGTAGTAGAAGAGAGCATATGGGTAGCGGGAGAGGCGGTAAAGAAAGCTCCAAAAATGTACGGTGTACCTACAGGCGTAGAAGGACTTGATGAACTTTTCTTTACCGCAGAAGTTCAGGGAGGTAAAGTAATAAAAAAACCCTTAGGTGGCATACCGGCGTATTCAGTTACGAACATAACGGGCGTTTCTGACACGGGTAAAACTCTTATAGCGGAACAGTACACTATAACTCAAGCAAAAAGAAACGAACCTGTGGCTTTTATAACTGTTGAGGCACCTGCGCCCTTTGTGAGTGTTGGGTTGCGTGAAAGGGCAAAGGCCATGGGTGTGGATTTTGAAAGTGTGCAGGATAGAATAATTCTTATAGATGCGGCAAGCCACGCAAAGTTAAGAGAAAACATCCCAGACTTACTTGCTACCTTAGCGTATGCCATAAAAACATATAAGGTAAGACATGTAGTGATAGACTCGGTTACGGGTTTGTATGAAGCAAAAGAGATGATGGCAAGGGTGATAGTAAGACAACTTTTTAACTTCATGAAAAAGTGGTATCAGACAGCTATATTTATATCACAAAAGAGGAGTGGACACGAGGAACTGACTGCGGAGGCGGCTGGTGGTTATGCGGTAAGCCACATAGTGGACTGTTCTATGGTGCTTTCTAAGGAACTGATCCTTACTCAGGCACAGTCAAAGATATACAAAAAACCTGTAGGAGAAATAGTCAGGCTTTTCCGGATAGATGGTTGTAGGCTTTGCGGACACGATACGAGCACACACTTTATGGAGATAACAGAGCTGGGTCTTGTGAAAATAGGTCCTGTCCTTTCTGCGGGATGA